The sequence below is a genomic window from Rhodococcus sp. 4CII.
TCCGACATCCCGATCGGACCGATCATCGTGCCGTTGAGGAACTGCTTGACCACCGGCTCCTCACTGGTGAGCAGCACCTCCCGCGGCCCGAACATCACCAGATGCCGCCGGAACAGCATCCCGATGTTGTCCGGCACCGTCCGCGCCAGATTGATGTTGTGCGACACGATCAGAATCGTCGCATCGATCTCCGCATTGATATCGATCAACGTCTGCGAAATGTAGGTGGTGCGCACCGGATCCAGACCGGAGTCGGGCTCGTCCACCAGAATGATCTGCGGATCGAGCACCAGCGCCCGCGCCAGACCGGCGCGCTTGCGCATACCGCCGGAGATCTCGCCGGGCAGCTTGTCCTCGGCCCCGAGCAGACCGACCAGCTCCATCTTCTCCATCACGGTCTTGCGGATCTCGGACTCGGATTTCTTCGTGTGCTCCCGCAACGGGAACGCCACGTTGTCGAACAGGTTCATCGAGCCGAACAACGCACCGTCCTGGAACAGCACCCCGAACAACTTCCGGATCTCGTACAACTCCTTCGAGGAGCACTCCAGAATGTTCGTGCCATCGATCACGATCGACCCCTGCTCCGGACGGAGCAGACCGATCAGCGACTTCAGGAACACCGACTTACCCGTACCCGACGGGCCCAGCAACGCACTCACCTCACCGGCCGGAAGGGTCAACGTGACGTCCTGCCAGATCCTCTGCGAGCCGAACGATTTGGTCAGTCCCTCGACGGAAACCTCGACACCCACGACAACCTCCACTGATTGGGGACCGGCCCGAATCGTTCGGACCGGTAATGACTGGGCGAGGAGTGGCGCGCAGACGGAAGCGGCGCCATGAGAATTGCATGGGGCTCGTCCACTGCGGCGAATGCCCAGCGTTGATCGACTATCGAGATATACCACCACACAGCGTCTCGGCGTAAGGACCAATTCGTCGCTTTGCGTATCCGATTGCGTCGAAAGCGCTCTCGTCGAGGATGCTGGGTCGTCGACTTTTCGGTTACCATTCCGGACGGGTATAGACAACGCATA
It includes:
- a CDS encoding ABC transporter ATP-binding protein, translated to MGVEVSVEGLTKSFGSQRIWQDVTLTLPAGEVSALLGPSGTGKSVFLKSLIGLLRPEQGSIVIDGTNILECSSKELYEIRKLFGVLFQDGALFGSMNLFDNVAFPLREHTKKSESEIRKTVMEKMELVGLLGAEDKLPGEISGGMRKRAGLARALVLDPQIILVDEPDSGLDPVRTTYISQTLIDINAEIDATILIVSHNINLARTVPDNIGMLFRRHLVMFGPREVLLTSEEPVVKQFLNGTMIGPIGMSEEKDEAQMAQEQAMVDAGHHAGGVDDVEGIVPQMKATPGMPFRQAVARRQERVRHIMHTLPENAQIAIQESLDENSGGWFYDDSTAPLEGAVDVR